The following coding sequences are from one Geothrix sp. window:
- a CDS encoding nucleotide exchange factor GrpE, whose amino-acid sequence MVDLNLDESLEGDLQSVADEVASEYRTQMVPELDLLDLPQPTPDPEARVDLESALTEAEHQMEDMLRREAELMDQQRRLAADFNNFRNRAQRDIALAVEQAERKILLEMLPLLDNFERGLGATYQDVESFRAGVELIRKQFLESLRRLNVEQLPLQVGEPFDALTSEALTTFSDPNLPDGAVAAIYEQGFNLKGQLLRAARVVVNRLQEPGKS is encoded by the coding sequence TTGGTCGACCTCAACCTGGACGAAAGCCTGGAAGGGGATCTCCAATCCGTGGCCGATGAAGTGGCCTCGGAGTACCGGACCCAGATGGTCCCCGAGCTGGACCTGCTGGACCTGCCCCAGCCCACTCCCGACCCGGAAGCCCGGGTGGATCTGGAATCGGCCCTGACCGAGGCGGAGCACCAGATGGAGGACATGCTGCGCCGCGAGGCGGAGCTCATGGACCAGCAGCGTCGGCTGGCGGCGGATTTCAACAACTTCCGGAACCGCGCCCAGCGCGACATCGCCTTGGCGGTGGAGCAGGCAGAGCGCAAGATCCTTCTGGAGATGCTCCCCCTGCTCGACAACTTCGAGCGCGGCCTTGGCGCCACCTACCAGGACGTGGAATCCTTCCGCGCCGGCGTCGAGCTCATCCGCAAGCAGTTCCTCGAGTCCCTGCGCAGGCTGAACGTCGAGCAGCTGCCCCTCCAGGTGGGCGAACCCTTCGATGCGCTGACCTCCGAAGCCCTGACCACCTTCAGCGATCCCAACCTTCCGGACGGTGCGGTGGCCGCCATCTACGAGCAGGGTTTCAACCTGAAGGGGCAGCTCCTCCGCGCGGCCCGGGTGGTGGTGAACCGGCTTCAGGAACCTGGAAAATCCTAG
- the hrcA gene encoding heat-inducible transcriptional repressor HrcA — MARPNLNPRGESVLRTLIETYLEAGEPVGSRLLAKRYPEPLSSATIRNVLSDLEDESMVAQPHTSAGRIPTERAYRYYVDRWLKSLPPGPDVEGRLSTTLDGLDLDPEAWARHASRTLAEVMGGVCVALPMPLSQSRLVRLEFVPVGPNRLVAVWVGSLGEVEHRLMENPWQHSESVLTELGNYATAQFAGLTLVEMRSKLLEALRAGAQEGESLRRRLQELAARWPEDPETVDPPVLVSGLGQLGGLPEFEDVSRFRDLVAAFEERGRLAHLLNAFAGRASEDVQLLLGTENPYFEAWPLATAVRTVALGPAGFVTFALVGPLRMDYGRVMGGLRWWSRQVQSRRDRS, encoded by the coding sequence ATGGCCCGACCCAACCTCAACCCCCGCGGCGAATCCGTCCTGCGCACCCTCATCGAGACCTACCTCGAGGCGGGGGAGCCCGTGGGTTCACGCCTGCTGGCCAAGCGGTATCCCGAGCCCCTGTCCAGCGCGACGATCCGCAACGTGCTGTCGGATCTGGAGGACGAGTCCATGGTGGCCCAGCCCCATACCTCGGCGGGCCGGATCCCCACGGAGCGGGCCTACCGCTACTACGTCGACCGCTGGCTCAAGTCCCTGCCGCCGGGGCCCGATGTCGAAGGCCGGTTGTCCACCACCCTGGACGGGCTGGACCTGGATCCCGAGGCCTGGGCCCGCCACGCCAGCCGCACGCTGGCCGAGGTCATGGGGGGAGTCTGCGTGGCGCTGCCCATGCCTCTGTCCCAGAGCCGGCTGGTGCGGCTGGAGTTCGTCCCGGTCGGCCCGAATCGGCTGGTGGCCGTCTGGGTGGGCAGCCTGGGGGAGGTCGAGCACCGGCTCATGGAGAACCCCTGGCAGCACTCCGAGTCCGTCCTGACCGAGCTCGGCAATTACGCCACGGCCCAGTTCGCCGGGCTGACCCTGGTGGAGATGCGCTCGAAGCTGCTGGAAGCCCTGCGAGCCGGCGCCCAGGAGGGCGAGTCCCTCCGCCGCCGCCTCCAGGAACTGGCCGCGCGGTGGCCGGAAGACCCTGAAACCGTGGACCCGCCGGTCCTGGTCTCCGGCCTGGGCCAGCTGGGTGGATTGCCCGAGTTCGAGGATGTTTCCCGGTTCCGGGATCTGGTCGCCGCCTTCGAGGAGCGCGGGCGGCTCGCCCATCTCCTGAACGCCTTCGCCGGTCGCGCCTCGGAGGACGTCCAGCTGCTGCTGGGGACGGAGAACCCCTACTTCGAGGCCTGGCCCCTGGCCACGGCGGTAAGGACCGTGGCGCTGGGGCCTGCGGGCTTCGTCACCTTTGCCCTGGTGGGCCCGCTTCGCATGGACTACGGCCGGGTCATGGGCGGGTTGCGCTGGTGGTCCCGCCAGGTCCAGAGCCGGCGGGACCGCTCCTAA